In a genomic window of Gouania willdenowi chromosome 11, fGouWil2.1, whole genome shotgun sequence:
- the tac1 gene encoding protachykinin-1: MKFLLLALLMAFFAMTQVFGEKNDSKEEAAYWMDRNHVQDKWLSNNPFRDILLRMTRKPRPHQFIGLMGKRSMANAQITGKRHKINSFVGLMGKRSHEEPESYEWNTIQNYENRR; the protein is encoded by the exons ATGAAGTTCCTGCTTTTGGCGCTTTTAATGGCTTTTTTCGCCATGACCCAAGTTTTTGGTGAGAAAAATGATTCAAAGGAAGAAGCTGCATACTGGATGGATAGGAACCATGTTCAG GACAAGTGGCTTTCCAACAACCCTTTCAGAGATATACTCCTACGGATGACAAGAAAACCGCGACCACATCAGTTTATTGGTCTTATGGGGAAACGTTCAATGG CAAATGCACAGATCACTGGCAAAA GACATAAAATCAACTCCTTTGTGGGGCTGATGGGGAAGAGGAGCCATGAGGAACCAG AGTCATATGAGTGGAACACAATACAGAACTACGAGAATCGTCGCTAA